Genomic window (Chitinophagales bacterium):
GCTTGTAACCACCTTATTCGCCTACACTCCAATGGAGCTATAGATAGTACCTTTCATACCACCTACGGGGCTAACGGGGCTATTGAAGATTTAAAAATACAACCCGATGGTAAAATTGTAATTGCTGGCGATTTTACTGCTTATGAGGGTGCCAATACGCTACGAGTGGCGCGGGTAAACCCCGATGGCACCCGTGATAATAGTTGGATAACCCCAGCAGGTGCCTCAGCAGTGGTTCACGCACTGGAACTACAACCCGATGGCAAAACTCTTACAGGCGGAAATTTTTCACATTACAACTTGCAGGCAAAAAATAAACTGGTGCGCCTGCACCCCAATGGCGATATAGACGCACAGTTTTATATAGATGCCGGAGCTAACTCCGCTGTACGTGCTCTAAAACTGCTTAACGGTGGTGAAGTTTTAATAGCAGGTAACTTTACAACGTTTAAAGGTGTAGCTACCAACAGGTTGGTAAAAGTAAGCGCTGATTGTACGGTAAACACCGCTGATTTTGTAACCGGCACCGGAACTGACGATGAAATTTACTGCTTGGAAATACAAGATGATGGCAAAATTTTACTTGGCGGGTTCTTTAGCAGTTACAATAATTTCCCTGTTCATAAACTCGCTCGCCTCTATAACTGTCTTACCCCACAGCCCGATAGTATTTACGGCAAGAGCTACGCGCTTTGCAGTGGCGCACCACAAATTTATAGTGTTACACCGGTAAGTGGTGCTACTACATACGAGTGGACATTGCCCAACGGCTGGATCGGCAACAGTGATTCAGCATCCATAATTGCCACCGGCAATGGTATTGGCGGAACCATTACCGTAAAAGCCTTTACCGATAGCTGTGGGTGGAGCTATGTTACCACCCGCACTATTGCCACCATACAGCCCGATGCCGTACCGCTTTGTCTGGTAACAGTTGATACCCAAAGCACCCACAACATTGTATTATGGGAGAAACCCCAAACCGCCCTTATTGACAGCTTTTTCATTTACCGCGAAACCACCAGCAACGTTTATTCTAAAATAGCTTCACTCCCTTACTCCGCTTTAAGCGAATACCACGATACGGCCGCCAACCCCAACACCACCAGCTACCGCTATAAACTAAGTGTATTAGATACCTGCGGTGCCGAAAGCGACTTGAGCCTTTACCACAGCACCATCCACCTGCAAAACTTAGGCAATGGCAATTTTCAGTGGACGTTCTATAATATTGAGAGTACAGCCAATCCAGTTACCTCTTTTAATGTTTACCGCGATGCCTTTGGCAACGGCAACTGGTTCGCCATAGGTAATGTGCCGGGCACTAATAGCACGTTTACCGATGTTACGGC
Coding sequences:
- a CDS encoding T9SS type A sorting domain-containing protein, which translates into the protein MKQLLTKSVILITFNLLLITFAFSQPGALDLSFNPSLSSYDVVRAIALQPDGKILVNECYVNAINTSISRIKRLHANGSTDSTFTLNHATDYVIRDIKLQPDGKVLFAGDFNIYDSIPAGRIGRLNSDGYLDTTFNSGTGFNNRVNKLLLQPDGKIVAGGLFTEYNGTACNHLIRLHSNGAIDSTFHTTYGANGAIEDLKIQPDGKIVIAGDFTAYEGANTLRVARVNPDGTRDNSWITPAGASAVVHALELQPDGKTLTGGNFSHYNLQAKNKLVRLHPNGDIDAQFYIDAGANSAVRALKLLNGGEVLIAGNFTTFKGVATNRLVKVSADCTVNTADFVTGTGTDDEIYCLEIQDDGKILLGGFFSSYNNFPVHKLARLYNCLTPQPDSIYGKSYALCSGAPQIYSVTPVSGATTYEWTLPNGWIGNSDSASIIATGNGIGGTITVKAFTDSCGWSYVTTRTIATIQPDAVPLCLVTVDTQSTHNIVLWEKPQTALIDSFFIYRETTSNVYSKIASLPYSALSEYHDTAANPNTTSYRYKLSVLDTCGAESDLSLYHSTIHLQNLGNGNFQWTFYNIESTANPVTSFNVYRDAFGNGNWFAIGNVPGTNSTFTDVTANSFPDALYVVDVNWGISCDPSRAVNTTRSNIKHKGIIDVPLAIGNKWQEAVQVFPNPAKDRVRVMLPNGITVEAIKLINSYGQLVKETRNSGNEEIELSGIPAGVYGLWIETNTGRLVRKVVIEW